From the genome of Acropora palmata chromosome 8, jaAcrPala1.3, whole genome shotgun sequence:
GTCAAAACACCGAAAAATGTTCCTCGTTTGGCATATCAGATATATTGATGCAGAAATTGGAATAGTTTGTAATACACCTACGGTTACGATTTCGAATGCCACAGCGTGAAAAAAGACATGTAAACCATATTTGTGCTGGTGAAGGAAAAAGGCCCAGCTGTTTGCTACTACATTGTTCCCGCTGACGTGAAAGCGTTGGTGCCTGAGGGTAGAAGCTCTGTGCAGAAATGATTTGACTCTGAAGCAATGTTTATAAACACAACTTCTGTTGCTAACGCACAAGGACTTTCAGATATTGATAGCAGATAAATTGGCGTCGATGTATTTATGTATTAGTGCCATAAACGTCAAACATATATTAAAAGAGCCGCGACGATTCGTGGTGCAGccaaaaattgattgattatGAACAAGAAACTACTTTAGTtcctttttcaagttttgatGGTTTTCGTTGCGCATGCAGAAGGCTAATcacaaaacaattcaaaacagAAAGAGATATAACGAAAACAGCTGATGCATCTTTGACTTAGACGGCTAAAACATCTAGAGCTTGTTCAAGGAAGAGACAACGAATAAGTTTTGAAAGACCGCGTGGTGAGTCAAGTATTTAATAACAGCTTGTCTATTCACGTTGTTCTATTGTTGTGCTTCTTGTCTTAAAATTACCATACATTGACCTATTCAATGTACACGTGTGAGTACCTGCTTCGAAAACCAAGGGGCTGCCTGTAGCTAGCTTTTAGTGTTGCAATAAAAGCGTTCTGTTTTctgtattgttttcatttaaatttgcTAATGTATTGCAGTTACGAGCCAAAGGCTGCATTCTCTGTCGAAGAAAGTGAAAGTATATGTAGAAAAGAATACACGAGGCCACGGAGATTTCCATATTAATCACCGCGCTCTTTTCTAGTAAGTTCTACACGCCACAAAACTGTATATGGGCGAGTGCTGTTATAATACGCCTTGATTTTGCTCAGACTACAAGTTTCTGTTTGTTCCGCTCGGCAGGCGATACCCAAAGTCACAAGAACTTCTCTATGAAGCAAACTGAAACCCAGCAAAGTGATTCAGACTTAAACACTACGATGGCCGCACCGAAATACCATTATCCTCGTCTCCCGAGAAAGAAGACGTTTGAACAACAAGCAACTGTCGACGAAATCATGGAAGTGGTCGCGGATCAAGGAAGACGACAATCTCTTTCCAGAGCGGACTACAGCGCTCAGAAGCGAATCGAAACAGGTCTAAGGCGACAACAGAGGGCAACAAGTGACAGTTCAAGTTTTGACGACTCAAGTTCGTGCACTAGTTTATCAGATATTTCCACTTCGCCGCCGCCAACGCGCCAAAGCAGCGTGTCAAGTATTTCAGACGAAGGTGGAAACACCAAAATGTTTGAGTTTAGAAGCCGCCCAAGAACCTTGCCGCCATTAAACCGGCAAAGAACTCATCGACCATGTAGGCCTACACCACCTAAATTTGATTACGAAGAAGAAACGGAAATTTTGGACTCCGCAAGCAGATTATCAAGACCAATGTCTGCCATTGGACAGCGCTCCCGCCCACAGAGAGGCTTCACACTTTAATCACGGTATTGGCTTCAGCAGACATTGAAAAATTGGCTGAAAGAGATTTTGTTTAATATATATgtacatatatatgtgtattcCGTGATCCGGATTACATTTACAGCGGGAGAAGAAGCGGTGAAAAAATGAATGGCGACGCCGAGATGGTGAAGCAGAAGACAATTCTTTATAACAATATTTAGTTAAATATCGACAAATGTCAGTCTTTCTTTGACAATCAGGCTCGAATACAGTTAAGTTTATAAACATAGTTCTCTGtctaaaaaaaagtgaagagTGGAACAAAAGGAGTAGGTGTTTACTGCAAAGCAACGCTACAGTAACGAAAAAGGAAACCATTTCCCATTTTTTATTCCCAAAAATCAAGCGTTGAAGCACAATATTAAGATATTGATTTATGAATTGCGGTCAAGATTTCGTTTGCGCGATAAAATAATGATCATTGATTGAATAAAGCCACTTAAGAGAAAAGCAAGAATTTAACGCCGAAAGACGTTATGAAAGAATCGACATCTGATAGGGAGGAAAACGAcaacgaaataaataaaaaagacaagaaattgGATATTACCCTAACCGATACTTCGTTAGCATGAGAGCTAATTTTGAAGGAGTCTATGCTTTATTTTTGTGGTGTGGTATGATAAACACTTAAATTGCCATCGCAACAAAAGTGGGCTGAAATGAATTTATTGCAaagatcacaaaaaaaaatcaatttgtaCATGAGTATATCTATAAATCAACCGAAAGGTGGAAAACTGTTCTCGCTAATTTTCACGTTCTTACTTCTTGGCGAACAGAAGATAAAGCTTCTTGAATAAAAGAGGTGCAATCATGTTAATTTTATCCCTTGCAATTGTTAGTACTTATAAAATGTTTATAGTGATTTTCGAGAATATTCTATGGTATAATAAAATATACGATAAAAGGCTAATCATCCGACGAATATATAGACAATATTGTCACTAAATTGtgtacaaaaaaaagtaagatGGAAACCAAAATGACCAGGTCCATGTTTCAGTATAAATATGCTAAAtatttgctttgctttgtcGGAATAAACTGAAATTGTTGAATGTTTAtgtctgttttgtttcaagagCATCATTTCAAAGGTTTTAAAGATAATCTTCTCACATTTTTGTGGACACGCGAACATCAGAAATTTGACGTGTTTTCAACCTTTGGAAATataagttttaaaatttccactacgGAAAGCTGAGTGCGTCTCGTGTTGTTTTCCTTattgaattttcatttcagcCTAGGGGTAAATGTTCCACTTCAAAAAGGGTATTATAAATTGAAAGCGCGAAAGCAGTGGGCGTCGatttgaaaatatgaatacaCCTCCGTTGTCAAAACTGTTCACAACAAAacgaaatattttttctgaaCATTAAATACTTTTTCAGCGAGTAcaatgaaatatatttttgccTTAGAAGTTTCTGGATTTCAGTTTGCCTTCTCACGCgatcaaaaataaaaagttgaaagaggcAATGGCGGGAAAAGCGACATAAAGAAGTCCAAATCATTTCTCATTTGGCTGGCAAAATGTGTACTAATTATCCTAGAACTAATTCGGTATGAGCGGCTTGGAGATTAGaagtaaaaaattgaaattttatgaTCAACTGCCAGGCGTCGTCCacataactgcaaaacaggtcattaaATGGTCATTTCCTGTCGCTGTACAGACAAAAACAGCTGCTATTCGCTTCTGCTTCCTTATTTCCGAGAATGAAGTAGTAATTTTGCCTCCAAAATGGAGGCCAAAAACTGCTGCGAACGTTTCAAAATATACGCAGCCGTACTGTGTTCTCAGATTATTAACTAACACCATCAAATTTCTGAGTAGAATATGGTTCGTGGACGCGGAGAAAACGGATGCAGTGAAAAGCACGTGCAAAGAGCGTGAATTATTTACTTTCGTTTCACTAATTTGCCAATACGACCGTTATTTCGTGTTTAGTTCGTAACAAAATAAAGGTGATAGAAGTCAAATTAAATCATAGCTATTGTTATTTCCCCTGAAGACAACAGGATTCATCTAGTGTTTCTAAAGGACACAAAAAGAGTCGATGCCACGAATTTCTACCGAACTcgaatgtttttttcaaaagcaagCGCTTGCCTCAGGCATAGTTAATGGAGAGAGATTATGAAATCCAGACCAATGACCGTTCCCACACAAATCCGTGATGGCATGGTGATGTGATCCATTTTCAAAGGTTGCATTGTAGAATCCCTTTTAGATGTTGATCATATTTAAATTAGAGTGCCCGGCGGCAATTGTTCGATTTTTGGCTTCGGTATGTGCCGGAGAACTAAAGGAATCGGAATCTGGAAACTTCTCTCCAAGCAATGCCGAATTCAAGAAATAGCGCAAACAGTGGCTGAACGACTTgacaaagacaaaagctaTAGATAAGGCTTTCCAAAACCAGATCGACAATGACAAGGCGTTCACCTGTGAGAAACCTTTCGATCCTAAGTATGTAGAGATAGGTAAGTGCTGTATGTTTTTCCTCGAGCTGTATAACATATCTCTTATGGTGTCCCTAATTGTGCTTCAGGCAGCCGATTTTCATGAACAACAATGTCTCACAAAACCGGCAGCTCAAATTCCAAAACAGAGAGCAtgttcaaaaataattcataactaattaaaaatcaatagacctaatcggctaactcagtgttgcacccaattcaaatctcctggggttaagattctttgtgtgttgcatttgcattagaatgtggcattacatttaaatgatatgaaaattcctgaaacaaaacgttttattcccaaagggtttgaattgggtacaacattaaGTTAGCCGATTGGGTCTACTCTGAAGTTATGATGTAAACATTAGCAGACACAAATATTACAActgttttcattggctatcagacatttccaaatttttcaatGAAGTCTAATTTCCTAAGGGCAAATTTGTACACTGCACTTCCTTGCAATGGATATCTTTTGTGTAGTAAGCCTCGGCATGTTTCTTCAGAGGTCGAATTTTACCCCTAAGGCATCAAAAAGCTACAAATCTTGCAACAAAGCCAGTTTACAAAAAAGGATGTCATGTATTTGTCCCCAAATATACGTTCTAGTTTCCTAACTTGCTTATGGACCACTATTAGGGATTTAGTTAATTCGATTCCAAAAAATTTAGCCAAAATTCAAATCGCCAAGAAATATTCTTGGAGAAACTTACTCTGATTGCCTAAGGGCAATTTCCCTTCAATGGATTTCTTTTATGTAGAGTGCCTCGGCATGGTTGTATAAAAAGACCGATCCAGAGATTGAATTTTACCCCTAAGGCATCAAAAAGAAGGCTGAAAACTACAGATTTCACCGAGTGAGTTCGCATGAAAAAACAGTCACCATTTGTCACCAACACTCTCTAGTTTAAAACTCCCGCTAATGGCCCACTATTGGGGATTTAATTAATTGGATCCCAAAAAAAATCGCCAGAAGTCAAATCGCCACGAAATATTCTCGGAGAAACAAGTCGGTGGTTGAGAAAATTATAATGGCGATTTGGTCCGTTGGCGAGTTTTTGAGGTGGAGAACTGACCATATCATATTCAACTACTTGAAGGTGCAGGCCCTTCTCGCCCTATAGGCGGAACATGAACCAAAGTGCACGGTGCAGCAGAAGACGCCGCCGAACTACTGCGATAAAGCGGTATGTCTGCTGGATGGACCTGTTCCAATCCTAGCGGTCTCTCGAACGATAACTGAGCATCGAGTCTGTTGAAATTATAATAGGTTCTTCCTCGTGAACCTCTATGAAGTTGCTTTGCGTATAACGAAGGTTTTGTTAACGTGGTTGTGTCGCATGTTATTCGCCGCTGGGCTCCACCGGCGGATGACATTCTGGCAGTAAGGATTTCGTCGGGTGGTACACGCTGAAAACTTTGGCTGGATTGAGGCCGGAGAACATTGGAACAGTTCTCCATTGGTGGCCGGCATAAATGCGAAACCTCCTGACCCGCGTAGCCTAAATGTTTCCGCATTGGAATGAAGGCCTTTCTGGAAAGACATTGCTGCGGCCAGGAATGACTTAGGTTCGTCTCTGAATCCGTGTAATCGGAGTTTGAATTTGCAGGTGATAAATTGAATTTCCTATGATCCTGTGATTCCTTTGAGATTTCATCGCCGGGTGCAGAGAAGGACTCATTTTCCACGGTTTTCGCCGGGGTCCGCTCTTCGGCGTAGTCGACCGAAACTTTCCTTGACGACGACCTTTTACGAAAACGAGGTCGTCCCGACGGCGGACGAGGTGCGAAGACTGCTTCTAGCATCGTCTTGCTGGCGTCTTCAGAGTCTAAATTTAAGTTCGACACCTGCCGAGTTAGGGGCCGTGGGACGTTTTTATCGCTTACTCCTCTTTCCTCTTCGGAGCGAGTTAGTTTTGCGTCTTCGCCCTTGGCAACGATGGCTGATTCAATCAAGTCAAGAATTTCATCGTCCACGATTTTCAAATCTACTTGGGAGGTCTGCAGCGCTTCTTGATCCTTCACAAAACGCATCACCAAATCACGTTTCGCTCTTGGCACATTCTCGGTGAAGTCGTCGAAAGATGAGTTATCTCTTGACGCAGCCATGGAGAAAAAATGATTGTCTATATCAATATACCATTCTCATGTAAACACCTCAATACAATCGATGTATCGTGACAGAAGTTGTCCAAAGTGTTGAAAGATCGGTCCTCGCTGCGGTTAACACGCTGAACAATCTGTTTTGTAGCACTTCTGTTAGAAAGCAGACAATCTTTTCCTCGCAATTTGTCCTTCAGTAAACACAAGCCCTGATTTCGCTTTAACAATGAAAGCGGCAAGAACTTTGGTGACAACAGACTTCGTTATCATCCCACGAAGCTAAGCTCTTgccaaataaaaacaaagaagccaAGTTCATTTTTCTCGCAAGTTTTCTTCAAGACAAGCACAATTACCCTGCAGCAATTTTCTTCGATTGATGTCAATATTTGAGCGCATTTGCCCGTAGCTAACACATGAGGTCCTGAGACCTAAGATAATTGGCTAGTAACGACAAACAAGCGACTTATAAATATTCATCGTTTACATGTTTTTCCATAATATCAATTCCAAATACAAACCAATTAGCTATATCGTATTTACTATACTAACATAGGCACTCGTGCTCGTAGTAAAACCGAGGAAATTTAGCGTAGAAAGACCATATAAAGGTGCTTGTGGGCCTGCGCAAATTCGAATCGACGCAGAGTGTTTAACAAGAGTCGAAACTACTGCATTGAATCAAGACAAAATGTACATAAAAGACCTTCTTTTATAACGTTAAGCGCCCGCTTCACGAATtgtaaattgtaaaaaaaaagctcagCGAATTGTTTTCTCTCTGCTAACACAAAGCCCGCCCATATTGACTATATTTCACCGTAGAAAcctatttcaattttcatatcaattttgttttctctgaaGAAGGCAGTGGTCACGACAGAGAAATCGAATTTGttgattcaaatgaaattttacattCAGTTTATTCTAGTTGTTGACCTCTATCTGATCCAGAACTTTAGTTTGACGTCAGAAGGCATTGTGTAGTTAATACCGaggaataaaaaattaatcctGCATTAATCCTAAGATAAAACTGCCAAAACAGAAGTAGATGCAccgaattcttttcaatcagTTGAAGAAAGTCTAGAAAATAACTTTTGTGAAAAATAGTGCCCGAAAACAGAGGTTGTCAAAGTAACCAATTACGAAAAGAACTAGAAACATACCaagcaaattcatttttaaaaaaattcagtctGCGCAAGCGCGGACTTTTTCGCTTTTTGGAGCATGCTGATGTCATAAGCAAATTGCTTCGTTGAGTCTCAAACAAGCACACAAGCATCGTTATCTCTCTATGCTTTGAGCAACCTTACGCGTCCCTTGTGCTATGCAAAATTTCAAGTGCTGTATAATTCAATCTACGCATGCTGAAACAAGAATCTTGGTTGACCTACGCTTTCCGAAATTTCCTAAACTTTTCAGGTGCATTTCAATAATTCCTTCTCTTGCTTCAAAGAGGTaacaaacaattaaattttgcagttgattttacattttattatCTACTAGAGGCCAGATTTTTATTGAGAACAACGAATCAAGCTTTTGATGGTGGAATTTCGAGACTGCTTAGGAGAGGAGAGGAAAGCAAAACTTGcggattgaaaacaaaaacggtgatacattttttattgacattGAATAGAAAGAAAGAGTTCTGGCCGGTTGGAGTAAATATCTATTCCACTTTTATTTGATACGATCGCCGTCTTCCTTGCAACGATTATCGATCAAAAGCAGCTGGAATGATCCAAAacaaattgttatttattaggTTAAGATTTTCAATCAATTTGTTCCGCACGAAATTTTAGCATTGTATTCCTTTTCAATCTATTCCCGCATGATTTTGTACCCCAAAAAAAGTCTgcaaaaatttgattggttcaagCTTAAGTAATATGACATGCCCGTGGTTACTTtggcgtaaaaaaaaaaaaaaaaaaaaaaaaaaaaaagaagataataCTAGAGTTTTTTAAGCGGACAAGAACAAAATGGTGGTCAATGGTCGTGTTTTCACGACAGCCTTTGTCTCGCTTTAAATTCCTGAAAGTGGTTTGTTTGCAGACTTCGTTAAGCGACTTACAAATGATACGTGTTTTCACAGGTAAGATTAAATGAAGAGAGAGCACGTGCCAATACATCAATTCGAATAATATGGCGGGAGAACAAAAATAGCACGCACGTTGTATTTCTAATTTGAATAACCACACGCGACTCCTCATTGGCCGAAATTAATTACTCTCTAGCTTAAGCTGGACGACGTCGATGGCAGCGAATAAGTCACCTAAAAAACGGTTAGTTTGAGTTTCTGTAATATTTCCTCGATTATCCAAACCGTTTGGCTTCGAAAATGTGTTTcatatccgcagttcaattttcttatttttcacacggctggttttcctttgtttttccaGGCTGATTACATTGAATAAACCCCGCTAATTAGCAACTTTCTTAAAAGCTAGGGGAATGTTGGAATTGATAATCGGCCAGGGGAATATTTCAGAAATATTCCCCTCGCAGCACACCCACATTCATCGCGTTTAACGCACTGACAGGCAAGACCACAACTTTACTTCAACAGCGCTACATTTCTTTTACCAAAAcccgtgatgtgattggctgtgaagacgtgtGCGGTGACAGTTTATGTAAAAAGAGGGGCTGCAATAATAATCAACAATGTGTTACTGtctcctgttgagtaaacgtttgtaaggtgcgagAAGAGATTTCGGGAAGTTTGTTCTAAATTAGTAAGCCAGCTAACTAAATCTATCATTTGCCTACTgtgaagatggcttccacaCAGGCTattgaaacgtcagtcgccaacaacagtccttctcaggactccagtcacccaggtgatctttttcaatcacgaTAATATACTCACAGTCTCCTCTTGCTTCTCTTGATAATCCTCTGATCGAGTGTCAGCGATGAATTTCAGTTACGTATATGGAGTTCAAGTCGACTGAAATTCCTCGAAATTGTCTGAAACTTGTTCAGATGATTATCATGGGATACAAGAAGAAACCGTGCTTATTTTGCTGAATTTTATTACGATttaacgcaaaaaaaaaaaaaacgattgcTCAGAGCTCACCATATAATCTCTAGAGTGAATCAGCAATAATGCTAAGCTTGGGCTACCTGTGGTGCCATATTACACTTACAAAGCAGTGACTAAGTGGCTTCGCCTCTTCGCGGAAGTGGgcacaaaaatgacaaatgcaCTTGCAAAGCGTGCAACTACTGTTTTTTCTCATTgccaaatatgcaaatttgtgacattcTTGACGCCGACGTGTTAATCGCCAGACGAATTCTAACCAATTTATACCCGGTGTAAGACCAACTAATATTTATTGTAGCTATCTAGGGTGGAGCTCtgggaatgaaaatgaattggaACCTGCTAAGGTGATAAGAACTACATTGGTTGCTTAATTGTATTTGGCGACGTCAGGGTTTGTGTAACCAGTTTGAGTTGCGGGAAGTTTACCGACACGAGAGAACTTACTGAATTATCGCCAAGAAATCTCTTGAAAAAATAACGATTTCAAGCAAGTTGCCGCGTCAAAACCTAGATTTAAGAGCAAAAATAATCAATCTGCATGaacttaaaattcattttttttgtaactaaAGTTCCAATGTCAACTGTCAAACAGAACGATTGGTCTGGGATCTGGTATGGccgccatttctttgttttggtgcACTGACGCAGTCGCAATGACGTCATAAGCATTCAATCTATTCCGGAAATACTGGCCGTGTTTTTTTTCGGAAACTCAAGGGGTCTGAACTCCTTCAGACTGcgagtagtctctaatttcagCGAAAGACAAAAAGGCGGGCAAAATATACATGCGAGACTCGGAAGACACGCGACACGAGAGGAGGTTAGAGTCTCGCGAGTGCTCACGAGTGCACGGGTGTTTGCTCGCTCTCTGGCCTCTCGCCGAAATCAGAGACCACTCACAGTCCAGTGCTCCTCGACCAACGCTTGCGACGTGAGCCTTGCCCGGTTACAAAGGCTGTTAGAAtcaatacaaacaaacaaaattaccaCGGGTGGCATGTGTGTCCACAATCGGTTACGTGAGAGCATTAttagacaaaacaaaacactacGAGGTATAAATGGGATAAAGCGGATCGTGTCCAAAATGACTTTGACAATTTCCATTTTGTTTAAACAGTTGTCAACAAAATTATCGACCTTTTAGGCTAACAGTTCTCCATTGAGAAATATCAAATGATGGAAACGTTTTGAAGTGGGTCACTTAAGAAACAGAATGTTAAGAACAGTTCACAAGTGAGGTCCTCAAAAAAGCGTTGGAAAATTAACGATTCCTTGGATAATGAAAAGCGCCCAGAAGTCAAGACGAAATGACACAACGGCTTATCTCACACAAGTTCATCTagtgttttcaaaagaaatatctAGCAAAAAGCACAAACAAGAAAGCATAATTTTGATCCAGAAAAAGAAGAGTATGCCATTATTCTTCAAAAAGCCTTCTTCTTGACGATTACCTATTTGTTCtgttcacaaaacaaaatctacTTCCGCCGGGAATTCgacaaaatgcaaatgaagtCAACAATTACTTTACCGCCACAATTGCaccaaattgaaattgaacttgagctgtttaataaatttattcCTTTGACATTAATAATTTCCCAAAAAATTACTCCCTATGCTTTTATTAGATTCGGGGAAACACAGGCAGCCTATGCTCAAGCTAAACTGCCAAAAAAAACCATTTTGTTTCAACGTCATCTAGCTTTGGCCTTTAAAGTAATACTCTTTTGAAGCCaataaaacaaacttttttgaCACATCTGCTTTGAGTGGTAGGCCACAATGCGGCAGGCATTTTGCGACAAAGTAAACTGTCAATATTCCTGTGAACAATAGTTGTCAAGACCACTAATGTGTAAACAACGGGACGCTATTAAAAGACCGACACCTGGAGAAGTTAAAACTAAGGAGTGTAAATTTCATAGACACCTGACAGGACGGCATTAGAATACTTAATCTGGGTAAGGCGGATGATCACTCCTTAAATACAAAGGTGAACAAACGCAAAGGAGAAAAAGCCCAATGTACGCCATTTCTGAAGAAGACAGCTTTTTACCGGCCATTATCAGCAGCAACCCAGTCAAACAACTCGAGCAAGTTCGAGGATTCTACGAACGACAACGCGAATTTAGCCTGTTGCTCGACCGCAATCTCGACGAGATAAGAATGGCATATTGTAGG
Proteins encoded in this window:
- the LOC141888872 gene encoding uncharacterized protein LOC141888872 isoform X1, producing the protein MISGGGKQLRKSKEKGDTQSHKNFSMKQTETQQSDSDLNTTMAAPKYHYPRLPRKKTFEQQATVDEIMEVVADQGRRQSLSRADYSAQKRIETGLRRQQRATSDSSSFDDSSSCTSLSDISTSPPPTRQSSVSSISDEGGNTKMFEFRSRPRTLPPLNRQRTHRPCRPTPPKFDYEEETEILDSASRLSRPMSAIGQRSRPQRGFTL
- the LOC141888872 gene encoding uncharacterized protein LOC141888872 isoform X2, whose translation is MKQTETQQSDSDLNTTMAAPKYHYPRLPRKKTFEQQATVDEIMEVVADQGRRQSLSRADYSAQKRIETGLRRQQRATSDSSSFDDSSSCTSLSDISTSPPPTRQSSVSSISDEGGNTKMFEFRSRPRTLPPLNRQRTHRPCRPTPPKFDYEEETEILDSASRLSRPMSAIGQRSRPQRGFTL
- the LOC141888865 gene encoding uncharacterized protein LOC141888865, translating into MAASRDNSSFDDFTENVPRAKRDLVMRFVKDQEALQTSQVDLKIVDDEILDLIESAIVAKGEDAKLTRSEEERGVSDKNVPRPLTRQVSNLNLDSEDASKTMLEAVFAPRPPSGRPRFRKRSSSRKVSVDYAEERTPAKTVENESFSAPGDEISKESQDHRKFNLSPANSNSDYTDSETNLSHSWPQQCLSRKAFIPMRKHLGYAGQEVSHLCRPPMENCSNVLRPQSSQSFQRVPPDEILTARMSSAGGAQRRITCDTTTLTKPSLYAKQLHRGSRGRTYYNFNRLDAQLSFERPLGLEQVHPADIPLYRSSSAASSAAPCTLVHVPPIGREGPAPSSS